Proteins encoded together in one Chryseobacterium taklimakanense window:
- a CDS encoding DNA repair protein RecN produces MLNRIFIQNFALIDSLDISLDKGLQVITGETGAGKSIILGALRLILGERADLKAIADAGKKSVVEAEFTVPQQVQGFFEEHDLDFETPTIIRREILPAGKSRAFVNDVPVTLEVLKNLSANLVDIHSQFETSNLFSEDYHFKIIDGLSKNKTLIAGYQSEFYKVKSIEKNLQSLKNQLAEGNKEADYKNFLLSELQEINLDETDFEDLQTKLSTQENAGIISENLASIFARFDAEEIGVLDAVLDSKSKLSRVADLSHEFSELKQRFEENFVELKDILFELQNKAEQIEVNPELLEVLNSKINKLNALFLKHNVTTVPELIEIREKFSGEQRGFAELENYIAESEKELAATYENLENLAAKLSENRKKSAPVFTKKIEELLKQLGLEKAKFEVQLDESKDFNLFGKENISILFQANSGFPLKPIQTAISGGERSRVMLAVKKIMAENAELPTLILDEIDTGVSGKVADEMGKVMQEMSRDMQLIVITHLAQVAAKGNNNYKVVKKEISGRTQSTIISLNSEEKLQEIAQLLSGSKITEAALKQAEELMK; encoded by the coding sequence AGAGCCGACCTGAAAGCCATAGCAGATGCCGGCAAAAAAAGTGTGGTTGAAGCCGAATTTACTGTTCCCCAACAAGTGCAGGGTTTCTTTGAAGAACATGATCTGGATTTTGAAACTCCAACCATAATCCGCCGCGAAATTTTGCCGGCAGGAAAGTCGAGAGCGTTTGTAAATGATGTTCCCGTAACGCTGGAAGTGCTGAAAAACCTTTCTGCAAACCTGGTCGACATCCATTCGCAGTTTGAAACATCCAATCTTTTTTCAGAAGATTATCACTTTAAAATCATAGACGGGCTTTCAAAAAATAAAACTTTAATTGCAGGCTACCAAAGCGAATTTTATAAAGTTAAAAGTATTGAGAAAAACCTTCAGAGCCTAAAAAATCAACTGGCAGAAGGAAATAAAGAAGCCGATTACAAAAATTTTCTGCTCAGCGAACTTCAGGAGATTAATCTTGATGAAACCGATTTTGAGGATTTGCAGACCAAACTTTCCACCCAGGAAAATGCGGGAATAATTTCCGAAAACCTTGCCAGTATTTTTGCCAGGTTCGATGCGGAAGAAATCGGTGTCTTGGATGCGGTGCTGGATTCCAAAAGCAAACTTTCGAGAGTGGCAGATCTTTCACACGAATTTTCTGAACTGAAACAGCGTTTCGAGGAAAATTTTGTGGAATTAAAGGATATTCTTTTCGAACTCCAGAACAAAGCAGAGCAGATTGAGGTGAATCCGGAACTTCTGGAGGTACTCAACTCAAAAATCAACAAATTAAATGCGCTGTTTCTGAAGCACAATGTAACGACGGTTCCCGAACTTATTGAAATTCGTGAAAAATTTTCCGGCGAGCAGAGAGGGTTTGCCGAACTTGAAAATTACATCGCTGAAAGTGAAAAAGAACTGGCCGCAACCTATGAAAATTTAGAAAACCTCGCTGCTAAGCTTTCAGAAAACAGGAAAAAATCCGCACCGGTTTTTACCAAAAAAATTGAAGAACTCCTGAAGCAGCTCGGTTTGGAAAAAGCCAAATTCGAAGTTCAGTTGGATGAATCAAAGGATTTTAATCTGTTTGGAAAAGAAAATATTTCAATCCTGTTCCAGGCAAATTCCGGATTCCCGCTCAAGCCGATTCAAACTGCGATTTCCGGTGGTGAGCGCTCCAGAGTGATGCTGGCCGTGAAGAAAATTATGGCTGAAAACGCTGAACTTCCGACACTGATTCTCGATGAAATCGATACCGGAGTTTCCGGTAAAGTTGCTGATGAAATGGGTAAAGTAATGCAGGAAATGTCCAGAGATATGCAGCTGATTGTGATTACGCACCTCGCACAGGTCGCCGCCAAAGGCAACAACAATTACAAAGTGGTGAAAAAGGAAATTTCAGGCCGCACCCAATCCACAATTATTTCTTTAAACTCCGAAGAAAAACTTCAGGAGATCGCACAGCTTCTTTCAGGCTCAAAAATCACGGAAGCCGCCTTGAAGCAGGCGGAAGAACTGATGAAATAA